One segment of Streptomyces sp. NBC_00576 DNA contains the following:
- a CDS encoding glycosyl hydrolase family 95 catalytic domain-containing protein: MTSRRAVLGSALGGTTLAALPQVAQAAQPAQADPAGPAGDAAVAGRRPWKLRNRMDSDAAWAGFLRKQDLLWRRVPTLWHEGPFLGDGRLGSMIYREPGANAIRFTVQHGEVQDHRPELGSGWGTCRLPVGHLTLDPVGTITAVDWRLSLWNAELTGTITTDKGTLTLAALIHDGVLAARVTADGDEEVRWTFHPEEAISPRKVSEAPPADYVPNPPWTTRTTGGVEQVLQPLTGGGQTATAYRKSGDTLVLTVAHSHPSDTRAGEASLSRIRRTAASYTALRTPHTRNWHAYYRKSFVSFPDERLQSFHWIQLYKVASASVAGGPPMATCGPWLEPTPWPAVWWNLNVQLEYWLIHGSNHLELDSLATTLRQNQEQLTANVPAAYRSDSAGVGRSSDMFANRGVGRPGTGAEVGDLTWALHNVWLSYRHSMDDKLLRDTVYPLLRRAINYYLHFLQPGDDGRLHLPSTLSPEYPVVPPQDTNYDLSLIRWGCTALLEATERLGVDDPLAPRWQETLARLTPYPVDGNGFMIGADTPYAQSHRHYSHLLMVYPLYLVNWDQPEHRELIEKSVVRWHALTGAHRGYSYTGAASLYAMMGRGDTSLTYLKKFFDPTTRYPCRANTHYTEAGPVIETPLSASQSLHDMLCQSWGGVVRVFPAVPSTWPDVTLHDFRTQGAFLVSAARTAGATRFIRIRSLAGEPLRLAHDLTGGPLTAVLDDGTPARTHTSEDGTLTIDLAKGREVLLYAGERPDLVIGPVLLGERGEPWGLP; this comes from the coding sequence ATGACCTCTCGAAGAGCAGTGCTCGGCTCGGCGCTGGGCGGTACGACACTTGCCGCCCTGCCCCAGGTCGCCCAGGCAGCCCAACCCGCCCAGGCCGATCCCGCCGGTCCGGCAGGCGATGCCGCCGTGGCCGGCCGCCGCCCCTGGAAGCTTCGCAACCGCATGGACTCGGACGCGGCCTGGGCCGGCTTCCTGCGCAAGCAGGACCTGCTGTGGCGCAGAGTGCCCACGCTGTGGCACGAGGGCCCGTTCCTCGGGGACGGGCGGCTGGGCAGCATGATCTACAGGGAACCGGGCGCGAACGCCATCCGCTTCACCGTCCAGCACGGCGAAGTCCAGGACCACCGCCCGGAGTTGGGGAGCGGCTGGGGCACCTGCAGGCTCCCCGTGGGACACCTGACGCTGGACCCGGTCGGCACCATCACCGCGGTGGACTGGCGGCTGAGCCTGTGGAACGCCGAACTGACCGGCACGATCACCACGGACAAGGGCACCCTGACCCTCGCCGCCCTCATCCACGACGGCGTCCTAGCCGCCCGCGTCACGGCGGACGGCGACGAGGAGGTCCGCTGGACGTTCCACCCGGAGGAGGCGATCAGCCCCCGCAAGGTCAGCGAGGCCCCGCCGGCGGACTACGTCCCGAACCCACCGTGGACGACCCGGACCACCGGCGGTGTCGAGCAGGTCCTCCAGCCCCTGACAGGCGGCGGCCAGACCGCGACGGCGTACCGCAAGTCGGGCGACACCCTCGTCCTCACCGTCGCGCACAGCCACCCGTCGGACACGCGGGCGGGGGAAGCCTCGCTCAGCAGAATCCGCCGAACCGCCGCCTCGTACACGGCCCTGCGCACCCCGCACACCCGTAACTGGCACGCGTACTACCGCAAGAGCTTCGTCTCGTTCCCCGACGAGCGGCTGCAGAGCTTCCACTGGATCCAGCTCTACAAGGTCGCGTCGGCGAGTGTCGCCGGCGGCCCGCCGATGGCCACCTGCGGCCCCTGGCTGGAGCCCACGCCCTGGCCGGCGGTGTGGTGGAACCTCAACGTCCAACTGGAGTACTGGCTCATCCACGGCTCCAACCACCTGGAACTCGACTCGCTGGCCACCACCCTCCGCCAGAACCAGGAACAACTGACCGCGAACGTGCCCGCCGCCTACCGCTCGGACAGTGCCGGAGTGGGCCGCAGCTCCGACATGTTCGCCAACCGGGGCGTCGGCAGGCCCGGCACCGGCGCCGAAGTGGGCGATCTGACCTGGGCCCTGCACAACGTGTGGCTGAGCTACCGCCACAGCATGGACGACAAGCTGCTGCGGGACACCGTCTATCCCCTGCTCCGCCGGGCGATCAACTACTACCTGCACTTCCTCCAGCCAGGAGACGACGGCAGACTGCACCTCCCGTCGACCCTCTCCCCGGAGTACCCGGTCGTCCCCCCGCAGGACACCAACTACGACCTGTCGCTCATCCGTTGGGGCTGCACCGCACTCCTGGAGGCGACGGAACGCCTGGGCGTCGACGACCCCCTGGCACCCCGCTGGCAGGAGACCCTGGCCAGGCTGACGCCGTACCCCGTGGACGGCAACGGCTTCATGATCGGCGCGGACACCCCGTACGCGCAGTCCCACCGCCACTACTCCCACCTGCTGATGGTGTATCCGCTGTACCTGGTGAACTGGGACCAGCCGGAGCACCGCGAGCTGATCGAGAAGTCGGTCGTCCGCTGGCACGCGCTGACCGGCGCCCACCGCGGCTACAGCTACACGGGCGCCGCGTCGCTGTACGCGATGATGGGCCGCGGCGACACGTCACTGACCTACCTGAAGAAGTTCTTCGACCCGACCACGCGCTACCCGTGCCGGGCCAACACCCACTACACGGAGGCCGGTCCGGTCATCGAGACCCCGCTGTCGGCCTCCCAGTCCCTGCACGACATGCTCTGCCAGAGCTGGGGCGGCGTCGTACGGGTTTTCCCGGCCGTCCCGTCCACCTGGCCGGACGTCACCCTGCACGACTTCCGCACCCAGGGCGCGTTCCTGGTCAGCGCGGCCCGCACGGCCGGCGCCACCCGCTTCATCCGGATACGAAGCCTGGCCGGCGAACCCCTGCGCCTGGCCCACGACCTGACCGGCGGTCCGCTGACGGCGGTACTGGACGACGGCACCCCGGCCCGCACGCACACATCGGAGGACGGCACCCTCACGATCGACCTGGCCAAGGGCCGGGAGGTGCTGCTGTACGCGGGGGAGCGGCCCGACCTCGTGATCGGCCCGGTGCTTCTGGGGGAGCGGGGGGAGCCCTGGGGGCTGCCGTAG
- a CDS encoding glycosyl hydrolase 115 family protein, protein MAAAGVTPLLLPGLLPTAAHAAPSAGTARPEFPLVRGGSATDVFVDAADDPAVIRAAGDLQADVERVAAARPQLIHTLPEKAAHLVVVGTIGASPVIDGLIAQGRLNVSRVKGSWEASVTQVVDRPLPGVDRALVIAGSDRRGTIYGIYDTSERIGVSPWYWWADVPVEHRDEVTVPAGSCTRHEPSVRYRGIFINDEQNLTTWSHRTQEPDKNIGPETYKRVFELLLRLKANYLWPAMHPYSDFFNKHRENPELAEYYGIVVGSSHPEALLRNGVHEWDPWAAEHRNPDGSLPVYDYTVNPAVISDYWRARARQNATYESSWTLGMRGLHDSALETKYATTIPEKVVVMNDIIADQRRILTEEVGAAAEPQIFIPYKEVLDLYNAGVQVPDDVTLIWPDDNHGNMRQLPNDAERRRAGGNGIYYHLSYWGRPKSYLWLDTTQPAKVWQELRRVYEHGADRMWIFNVGDLKSIENGLSFAMDVAWDVNRWDADDVEGFLVEWAGRQFGRRHGREIAAIRTEYYRLAAELRPEFIAPGLISVVHHGDEASRRTAAYEQLLERARTLGAKLPEAYRDAYFELVEYPVHGAYLMNLKYYWADRNALARRQGRGAGTNRFADLAEAAHTTEAALTKRYNTEVAGGKWDGIVNPYPSQIPKAPGRPTVTRVARQETSGLGVASEGNETGTARPLSFFSGTRDRRFLDVFNTGFLAMSWTAEASHPWVRLSESGGSLTDQTRVWVEIDWDRVPEGTYDATVTVSGSDAGQRVDVPLSVRNDGERARRLARGFVEAHGYVSIDAAHTDRRVARGGARWRTVRGLGRRTGAVEAVPSTAAPVTADFAARAPELRYRVRFSSTGTFSVTVFRLPSLDERGRRRVAVSLDDQPVTVLSGQSVATGNRGDAWARQVEDGVERLTATVTVTEPGEHELRLFMVDAAIAVDQIVIDTGGLPVSYLAPPESYHPVFNPGPRGE, encoded by the coding sequence ATGGCCGCCGCCGGAGTGACCCCACTGCTGCTCCCCGGTCTGCTCCCCACGGCCGCCCACGCCGCGCCCTCGGCCGGGACGGCCAGACCTGAATTCCCGCTGGTGCGAGGCGGATCGGCCACCGACGTGTTCGTGGACGCGGCCGACGACCCCGCCGTGATCCGCGCGGCCGGAGACCTCCAGGCAGACGTCGAACGGGTCGCCGCCGCCCGCCCCCAGCTGATCCACACCCTCCCCGAGAAGGCGGCGCACCTGGTCGTCGTCGGCACGATCGGCGCGAGCCCCGTCATTGACGGGCTCATCGCCCAGGGCCGCCTCAACGTCTCCCGGGTGAAGGGGAGTTGGGAGGCATCGGTGACCCAGGTGGTCGACCGTCCGCTACCCGGGGTGGACCGCGCACTGGTGATCGCGGGCAGCGACCGGCGCGGCACGATCTACGGGATCTACGACACCTCGGAACGCATCGGCGTCTCGCCCTGGTACTGGTGGGCCGACGTGCCCGTGGAGCACCGCGACGAGGTGACCGTGCCGGCGGGCTCCTGCACCCGCCACGAGCCCTCCGTCCGCTACCGGGGCATCTTCATCAACGACGAGCAGAACCTGACCACTTGGTCCCACCGCACCCAGGAACCGGACAAGAACATCGGCCCCGAGACGTACAAGCGGGTCTTCGAACTGCTCCTGCGCCTCAAGGCCAACTACCTCTGGCCGGCCATGCATCCGTACTCCGACTTCTTCAACAAGCACCGCGAGAACCCCGAACTGGCCGAGTACTACGGCATAGTCGTCGGCTCCAGCCACCCCGAGGCCCTGCTCCGCAACGGTGTCCACGAATGGGACCCGTGGGCGGCCGAGCACCGCAACCCCGACGGCAGCCTGCCGGTGTACGACTACACGGTGAACCCCGCTGTCATCTCGGACTACTGGAGAGCCCGGGCCCGCCAGAACGCCACCTACGAGAGCAGTTGGACGCTCGGCATGCGCGGCCTGCACGACAGCGCGCTGGAGACGAAGTACGCCACGACGATCCCCGAGAAGGTCGTGGTGATGAACGACATCATCGCCGACCAGCGCCGGATCCTGACCGAGGAGGTCGGTGCGGCGGCCGAGCCGCAGATCTTCATCCCGTACAAGGAGGTGCTGGACCTGTACAACGCGGGCGTCCAGGTGCCCGACGACGTCACGCTCATCTGGCCGGACGACAACCACGGCAACATGCGCCAGCTACCCAACGACGCCGAGCGGCGGCGGGCGGGCGGCAACGGCATCTACTACCACCTCTCCTACTGGGGCCGCCCGAAGAGCTACCTGTGGCTGGACACCACCCAACCGGCCAAGGTCTGGCAGGAGTTGCGCCGGGTGTACGAGCACGGCGCCGACCGCATGTGGATCTTCAACGTGGGGGACCTCAAGTCGATCGAGAACGGGCTGTCCTTCGCCATGGACGTCGCCTGGGACGTGAACCGGTGGGACGCGGACGACGTCGAGGGCTTCCTGGTCGAGTGGGCCGGCCGACAGTTCGGGCGCCGCCACGGCCGCGAGATCGCCGCGATCCGCACCGAGTACTACCGCCTCGCGGCAGAACTGCGCCCGGAGTTCATCGCCCCGGGCCTGATCTCCGTGGTCCACCACGGCGACGAGGCGAGCCGCCGGACGGCAGCGTACGAGCAACTGCTGGAGCGGGCGCGGACCTTGGGCGCCAAGCTGCCCGAGGCCTACCGGGACGCCTACTTCGAACTGGTCGAATACCCGGTGCACGGCGCCTACTTGATGAACCTGAAGTACTACTGGGCGGACCGCAACGCGCTCGCGCGGCGCCAGGGACGCGGCGCCGGGACGAACCGCTTCGCCGACCTGGCCGAGGCGGCCCACACCACGGAGGCGGCGCTCACCAAGCGCTACAACACCGAGGTGGCGGGCGGAAAATGGGACGGGATCGTCAACCCGTACCCCTCGCAGATCCCGAAGGCCCCGGGCCGCCCGACCGTCACCAGGGTCGCCCGGCAGGAGACGTCGGGCCTCGGGGTGGCGTCGGAGGGCAACGAGACGGGGACGGCCCGCCCGCTGTCCTTCTTCTCCGGCACCCGCGACCGCCGCTTCCTGGATGTCTTCAACACCGGTTTCCTGGCGATGAGTTGGACCGCCGAGGCCAGTCATCCCTGGGTCCGGCTGAGCGAGTCGGGCGGCTCCCTGACCGACCAGACCAGGGTGTGGGTGGAGATCGACTGGGACCGGGTGCCCGAGGGGACGTACGACGCGACGGTCACCGTGAGCGGGTCCGACGCCGGGCAACGGGTCGACGTACCGCTGAGTGTGCGCAACGACGGTGAACGGGCGCGCCGCCTGGCTCGCGGGTTCGTCGAGGCGCACGGGTACGTCTCGATCGACGCCGCGCACACCGACCGCCGGGTGGCGCGCGGCGGGGCCCGCTGGCGTACCGTGCGGGGGCTGGGCCGTCGCACGGGCGCGGTGGAGGCGGTGCCGTCGACGGCGGCGCCGGTCACGGCCGACTTCGCCGCCCGGGCACCGGAGTTGAGATACCGGGTGCGTTTCAGCAGTACCGGCACCTTCTCGGTCACCGTCTTCCGGCTGCCGTCGCTCGACGAGCGGGGCCGACGACGGGTGGCGGTGTCGCTCGACGACCAGCCGGTGACGGTCCTGTCCGGGCAGTCCGTCGCCACCGGCAACCGGGGTGACGCCTGGGCCCGCCAGGTGGAGGACGGTGTCGAGAGACTGACGGCCACGGTGACGGTCACCGAACCCGGCGAACACGAACTGCGGCTCTTCATGGTCGACGCGGCGATCGCCGTGGACCAGATCGTGATCGACACGGGCGGACTGCCGGTCAGCTATCTGGCTCCGCCGGAGAGCTACCACCCGGTGTTCAACCCGGGTCCGCGAGGGGAGTAG
- a CDS encoding sigma-70 family RNA polymerase sigma factor: MSHARPSGSPPPTAERYRARLLRYVYRFTSGDRHRAEDIVQETMLRAWLAADLDRHDEDRRIAWLYRVARNLAVDAHRRDRAIPVGVIPDGMVHRPDSAGDLADGVATRQVVRLALAGLSPEHREVLFHIHLRDHTRAEAARTIGVPQGTVKSRNHYALLALRDQIQAA, translated from the coding sequence ATGTCTCACGCTCGACCGTCCGGCTCTCCTCCCCCCACCGCTGAGCGCTACCGTGCCCGTCTGCTCCGCTACGTGTACCGATTCACCTCAGGAGACAGGCACCGCGCCGAGGACATCGTGCAGGAGACGATGTTGAGGGCCTGGCTCGCCGCCGACCTCGACCGGCACGACGAGGACCGCCGGATCGCCTGGCTCTACCGCGTCGCCCGCAATCTCGCGGTCGACGCCCACCGGCGCGACCGGGCCATCCCGGTCGGCGTGATTCCGGACGGAATGGTGCACCGGCCGGACAGTGCCGGCGACCTGGCCGACGGCGTCGCCACCCGCCAGGTCGTCCGGCTGGCCCTGGCGGGACTGTCGCCCGAGCACCGCGAGGTGCTGTTCCACATCCACTTACGCGACCACACCCGGGCGGAGGCCGCGCGGACCATCGGCGTCCCGCAGGGCACCGTCAAGTCCCGCAACCACTATGCCCTGTTGGCGCTACGAGACCAGATCCAGGCGGCATGA
- a CDS encoding sarcosine oxidase subunit gamma: protein MADTTTLSAARPSPSPAFPLPSASPVSPLSDAAGRLAAATRTSAGAVRLAELPFLAQLNVRLDAKGGAADAVGLALDIPLPLAPNTVVRTGELVALWLGPDEWLVVGPPGSERDLESRIRAAAGDEPVSVTDVSAQRTTLLVTGPRARDLLAHGCPLDLHPRAFGAGRCAQTTLGRTQIVLVARDEPRAGFWVLVRSSFAGYLTDWLLDAATEYV from the coding sequence ATGGCTGACACCACCACCCTGAGCGCCGCCCGGCCCTCCCCGTCCCCAGCGTTCCCCCTTCCTTCCGCGTCCCCCGTGTCTCCCCTGTCGGACGCGGCCGGCCGTCTGGCCGCCGCCACCCGTACCTCCGCGGGCGCGGTCCGACTCGCCGAACTCCCCTTCCTGGCCCAGCTCAACGTGCGCCTCGACGCCAAGGGAGGGGCGGCGGACGCGGTCGGGCTGGCGCTCGACATCCCGCTGCCACTGGCGCCCAACACCGTCGTACGTACAGGGGAGTTGGTCGCCCTGTGGCTGGGGCCCGACGAGTGGCTGGTCGTGGGGCCGCCCGGCAGCGAACGGGACCTGGAGAGCCGTATCAGGGCGGCGGCGGGCGATGAGCCGGTCTCCGTCACCGACGTCTCCGCCCAGCGCACCACGCTCCTCGTCACGGGCCCCCGCGCCCGCGACCTGCTGGCCCACGGCTGCCCGCTGGACCTGCATCCCCGCGCCTTCGGCGCCGGCCGCTGCGCCCAGACGACCCTGGGCCGCACCCAGATCGTGCTGGTCGCCCGGGACGAGCCCCGGGCCGGATTCTGGGTACTGGTCCGCTCGTCCTTCGCCGGCTATCTGACGGACTGGCTGCTCGACGCGGCGACGGAGTACGTCTGA
- a CDS encoding polysaccharide lyase family 7 protein, whose product MHKPWNLDLSDRYSNSGGVHRMWVYDTDEPLSQGSSTDPRTEMRWKQEYTSGRHMWDADVYLPAGTNGATFVQILRVIHPAGTPATDFMLNAYNANGGTVRAYDRTVLKTNAYDTWFNVKIAHNASAGSVDVYFDDELVLATQDRGPATRHFKNGVYHHGAGRAEARFRNLTYWTR is encoded by the coding sequence ATGCACAAGCCGTGGAACCTGGACCTGAGCGACCGGTACAGCAACAGCGGCGGCGTCCACCGCATGTGGGTGTACGACACCGACGAGCCCCTCTCGCAGGGCAGTTCCACCGACCCGCGCACCGAGATGCGCTGGAAGCAGGAGTACACGTCCGGCCGGCACATGTGGGACGCCGACGTGTACCTCCCGGCCGGCACGAACGGCGCGACCTTCGTACAGATCCTCCGCGTGATCCACCCCGCCGGCACCCCGGCCACGGACTTCATGCTCAACGCCTACAACGCGAACGGCGGCACCGTACGGGCGTACGACCGCACGGTCCTGAAGACCAATGCGTACGACACCTGGTTCAACGTCAAAATCGCGCACAACGCCTCGGCAGGCAGCGTGGACGTCTATTTCGACGACGAGTTGGTCCTCGCGACGCAGGACCGGGGCCCCGCCACCCGCCACTTCAAGAACGGCGTCTACCACCACGGCGCCGGACGGGCCGAAGCACGCTTCCGCAACCTCACCTACTGGACGCGGTGA
- a CDS encoding polysaccharide lyase encodes MRRRSALTALGGLGLAGATAAILPGRAQAADEVHFQNRGSVEGWDHAYTQKDGVIETVDSPTYKGAHALAATQTYIDETGGYHSEVIRRGAQSVGEDRYYGQAIRLASDWTFHNQNVTFQQWSPEDPEGPWLLMFVIGSEIRFGGSGGINGTAGSISGLRGTWIRIVTRLKLDGDGRGAFEVWLNGTRTVSRTGITVLPSTSRTIRWSNGIYCTAWRDGTPSGPRTLTILHDNHRIASTYALAEPANWV; translated from the coding sequence GTGCGGAGACGAAGCGCACTCACCGCGCTCGGCGGACTCGGCCTCGCCGGCGCCACCGCCGCGATCCTGCCGGGACGGGCCCAGGCCGCCGACGAGGTCCACTTCCAGAACCGCGGCAGCGTCGAGGGCTGGGACCACGCCTACACACAGAAGGACGGCGTGATCGAGACCGTCGACTCGCCGACCTACAAAGGCGCGCACGCGCTCGCGGCGACCCAGACGTACATCGACGAGACCGGGGGCTACCACTCCGAGGTGATCCGGCGCGGCGCGCAGAGCGTCGGCGAGGACCGGTACTACGGCCAGGCGATCCGGCTCGCGTCCGACTGGACCTTCCACAACCAGAACGTCACCTTCCAGCAGTGGTCGCCCGAAGACCCGGAAGGGCCCTGGCTGTTGATGTTCGTCATCGGATCGGAGATCCGGTTCGGCGGTTCCGGGGGCATCAACGGCACGGCCGGGTCGATCAGCGGTCTGCGGGGCACCTGGATCCGGATCGTCACCCGGCTGAAGCTCGACGGCGACGGCCGGGGCGCCTTCGAGGTGTGGCTGAACGGCACGCGGACGGTGAGCCGGACCGGCATCACCGTACTGCCGTCCACTTCGCGGACGATCCGCTGGTCCAACGGGATCTACTGCACCGCCTGGCGCGATGGCACGCCCAGCGGCCCGCGGACCCTGACGATCCTGCACGACAACCATCGGATCGCCTCGACCTATGCCCTGGCCGAACCGGCCAACTGGGTCTGA